In a single window of the Chloroflexota bacterium genome:
- a CDS encoding pyridoxal phosphate-dependent aminotransferase produces MALRGSLAPTQFPVQAAPLKIAHHIGAMPPVGSRLLATQVKAARRRGIDVLPLMPYAERPPSPEAIEAVAREIRLNREAPSRGLSELREVVAEGIGAEIGQPVDPEAEVLITNGSMQALNLVFRAILDPGDEVIIPAPCYFFGGCVEMAGGRPVHVAMDEAGDYAWDIERIAAAVTPRSVAIVVNTPVNPTGVVLEEGTLRAIADLAERRDLLIVSDESYDTMVYDGRRHVSCASIGNAASRTVLIRSFTKSFAMPAWRVGYIVGPRSIIDASTKALEWEQLHGNHVAQAGAAAAMRHPVYPGDSMAREFQQLRDVIHPFVSSDRPLHALKPAGGPFVFINVSGAFDSSTQASAALLETGIPTTAGHFCRSDRHVRMAFGASPEVLREAGRRMADVVATHTSDQPIQAEQAANRRAVLSTR; encoded by the coding sequence ATGGCGCTGCGTGGTAGCCTCGCGCCCACCCAATTTCCGGTGCAGGCGGCGCCGTTGAAGATTGCGCATCACATTGGGGCCATGCCCCCCGTAGGGTCGCGGCTGCTCGCCACGCAGGTGAAGGCCGCCCGCCGTCGGGGAATCGACGTGCTGCCGCTGATGCCCTACGCCGAGCGGCCTCCATCCCCGGAGGCAATCGAGGCCGTGGCGCGCGAAATCCGCCTCAACCGCGAGGCCCCTTCGCGCGGCCTGTCCGAGCTCCGTGAGGTCGTGGCGGAGGGCATCGGCGCCGAGATTGGCCAGCCCGTGGACCCCGAGGCCGAGGTGCTCATCACCAACGGCTCCATGCAGGCCCTCAACCTCGTGTTTCGGGCGATCCTCGACCCCGGCGACGAGGTCATCATTCCGGCGCCCTGCTACTTCTTCGGCGGCTGCGTCGAAATGGCCGGCGGTCGCCCAGTGCACGTGGCCATGGACGAGGCCGGAGACTACGCCTGGGACATCGAGCGGATCGCCGCCGCCGTCACCCCGCGCTCGGTGGCCATCGTGGTCAACACCCCGGTAAATCCCACGGGCGTGGTGCTGGAGGAGGGCACGCTGCGCGCCATTGCCGACCTGGCCGAGCGCCGCGACCTGCTGATCGTGTCCGACGAGTCCTACGACACCATGGTCTACGACGGACGCCGGCATGTGAGTTGCGCGAGCATCGGAAACGCCGCCTCGCGCACCGTGCTGATTCGCAGCTTCACCAAGAGTTTCGCGATGCCGGCGTGGCGGGTGGGCTATATTGTCGGCCCCCGAAGCATCATCGACGCGAGCACCAAGGCGCTCGAATGGGAACAGCTTCACGGCAACCACGTCGCACAAGCCGGAGCTGCGGCCGCGATGCGCCATCCGGTGTATCCCGGGGACAGCATGGCTCGCGAATTCCAACAACTCCGCGACGTGATTCATCCATTCGTATCGTCCGATCGTCCGCTGCACGCCCTGAAGCCGGCCGGAGGGCCATTCGTGTTCATCAACGTGTCCGGGGCGTTCGACTCATCGACGCAGGCCTCGGCGGCCCTGCTGGAGACCGGCATCCCGACCACCGCGGGGCACTTCTGCCGGTCGGACCGGCACGTGCGCATGGCATTCGGCGCGTCTCCGGAAGTCCTTCGCGAAGCCGGACGCCGCATGGCGGACGTCGTCGCCACCCATACCAGCGATCAACCAATTCAAGCCGAGCAAGCAGCGAATAGGAGGGCCGTACTTAGCACCAGGTAG
- a CDS encoding membrane dipeptidase, giving the protein MRTKISAGHALHERALVVLAHDHMVRAEDLRRDIAGGVTAKVVQATVSGRAFSDSRAEFERSLYSSEGFMRDAMEAYDEIFATIETMPDEVFVVRRAADILEAKRTGRLGLILGAEGAKLLEGSLAALRVFHRLGMRHLQLHWATRNQVGTAQSDTDEPGLTEFGREVVAEVNALGMLLDVSHSSVATIADVLAITDRPVINSHTGARELNPRSTQLLWDDQIKDLADNGGVAAVHFCSRVLLDSGHATIDDVLTHIDYLVDAGGIESVGLGPDYLLDGTQRTRNVSFNQRIAEDDFTWAKDFEDTSTLPNVTVALLERGYTEDETLKILGGNMLRVIEASLP; this is encoded by the coding sequence TTGCGTACAAAGATTTCGGCCGGGCATGCCCTGCACGAGCGCGCGCTGGTAGTGCTGGCGCACGACCACATGGTGCGGGCGGAGGACTTGCGGCGGGATATTGCCGGCGGCGTGACGGCCAAGGTGGTGCAGGCGACGGTGTCGGGGCGCGCCTTCTCGGACAGCCGAGCCGAGTTCGAGCGCTCGCTCTACAGCAGCGAGGGCTTCATGCGCGACGCCATGGAGGCCTACGACGAGATCTTCGCCACCATCGAGACCATGCCCGACGAGGTCTTCGTGGTGCGCCGCGCGGCCGACATCCTGGAGGCCAAGCGCACCGGCCGCCTGGGCCTCATCCTGGGCGCGGAAGGCGCGAAGCTGCTCGAGGGCAGTCTGGCGGCACTTCGGGTTTTCCACCGCCTCGGTATGCGCCACTTGCAGCTCCACTGGGCCACCCGCAACCAGGTGGGAACGGCGCAGTCGGACACCGACGAACCCGGCCTGACGGAGTTTGGCCGCGAGGTCGTGGCCGAAGTGAACGCGCTGGGGATGCTGCTCGACGTGTCGCACTCATCGGTCGCCACGATTGCCGACGTGCTGGCCATCACCGATCGGCCCGTCATCAACTCCCACACCGGCGCCCGTGAGCTCAACCCCAGGAGCACCCAGCTGCTCTGGGACGATCAGATCAAGGACCTGGCCGACAACGGCGGCGTGGCGGCCGTCCACTTCTGCTCGCGGGTGCTGCTCGACAGTGGCCACGCCACCATCGACGACGTGCTGACGCACATCGACTACCTGGTTGACGCGGGCGGGATTGAGAGCGTCGGCCTCGGTCCCGACTACCTCCTGGACGGCACCCAGCGGACCCGCAACGTGAGCTTCAATCAACGGATTGCCGAGGACGACTTCACCTGGGCCAAGGACTTCGAGGACACCAGCACGCTGCCGAACGTGACGGTGGCGTTGCTCGAGCGTGGCTACACGGAGGACGAAACGCTCAAGATCCTGGGCGGCAACATGCTCCGGGTGATCGAGGCGTCGCTGCCTTGA
- a CDS encoding ABC transporter substrate-binding protein — MTGKRALSKALSRRMILRSGAAAVAGGVGAAALAACGEAEVVEKTVTVTVTEVKEVVKEVPVETVVTKEVVKEVPVETVVTKEVIKEVPVVEVKEVEVEKVVTQEKIVEVEVEKVVTQEKVVEVMVENPKADSLVIGLPVTARVDDLDGSQVYEFQTKIHAFCTSESLLLYDYQTQTLKPRLAESWEVAPDATSVTFTLREGVTWHNGDPFTPEDVVFNFNRIFRDDDPYHAEGTFYYNGFAQPFYGDTEVLDGRTVRVNLTQPDALAAEKFGALDSSYMAHPPSVMEHGNREYSTDVDKYVGTGPYIPVELRPAELVRMVRNENWWGPKPDFDELIFRLFPGGQAGADARVNALLAGEVDVALYTPATRRNDLFRTPGIGAKWFSNFVLGYFYINHTFPLFQDNRVRQAVARSFDRVSFYEATAGPTVLPWGRFWFPGSPYLNDAAELDYDPAQVASLMQDAGFSMGGDGVWANGDMRAEFKIQYSGDPGAPPDRETFWMQGLNDLGFSVELDAWDPAIRADFDSGPFAQQNLNVGGWGVGVFLGDPAFAYQRWTAGDFFALSYMDNAEMNQLYQDILVEADADNRTSKVHRMQEIAADQVPWIPSTVSTLGAAWREEKVTNVTSGATQYSYPWLYKVAPV, encoded by the coding sequence GTGACAGGAAAACGAGCACTATCGAAGGCCCTCAGCCGCCGGATGATTCTGCGGAGCGGAGCCGCCGCCGTCGCTGGCGGCGTTGGCGCTGCCGCGCTCGCGGCGTGTGGCGAGGCTGAGGTCGTCGAAAAGACCGTGACGGTCACCGTCACCGAGGTCAAGGAAGTCGTCAAGGAAGTTCCGGTCGAGACGGTCGTCACCAAGGAAGTCGTCAAGGAAGTTCCGGTCGAGACGGTCGTCACCAAGGAAGTCATCAAGGAAGTTCCGGTCGTCGAGGTCAAAGAGGTCGAGGTCGAGAAGGTCGTAACCCAGGAGAAGATCGTCGAGGTCGAGGTCGAGAAGGTCGTGACGCAGGAGAAGGTCGTCGAGGTCATGGTCGAGAACCCGAAGGCCGACAGCCTCGTCATCGGGCTTCCGGTGACGGCGCGGGTCGACGATCTCGACGGATCGCAGGTCTATGAGTTCCAGACCAAGATCCACGCCTTCTGCACCTCGGAGAGCTTGCTGCTCTACGACTATCAGACCCAGACGCTGAAGCCCCGCCTGGCCGAGAGCTGGGAGGTCGCGCCCGACGCCACGTCGGTCACCTTCACCCTGCGTGAAGGCGTCACCTGGCACAACGGCGACCCGTTCACGCCGGAAGACGTGGTCTTCAACTTCAACCGGATCTTCCGGGACGACGACCCGTACCACGCCGAGGGCACGTTCTACTACAACGGGTTCGCGCAGCCGTTCTACGGCGACACCGAGGTGCTCGACGGCCGCACGGTGCGCGTAAACCTGACGCAGCCCGACGCGCTGGCGGCGGAGAAGTTCGGTGCGTTGGACAGCTCGTACATGGCCCATCCGCCGAGCGTGATGGAGCATGGCAACCGCGAGTACTCCACCGATGTGGACAAGTACGTCGGCACGGGGCCCTACATCCCCGTGGAGCTGAGACCGGCCGAGCTGGTGCGCATGGTGCGCAACGAGAACTGGTGGGGCCCCAAGCCCGACTTCGACGAGCTGATCTTCCGCCTCTTCCCGGGCGGGCAGGCAGGGGCCGACGCGCGGGTGAACGCGCTGCTGGCCGGCGAGGTCGACGTGGCGCTGTACACGCCGGCCACGCGGCGCAATGATCTGTTTCGCACCCCCGGAATCGGCGCCAAGTGGTTCTCCAACTTCGTGCTGGGGTACTTCTACATCAACCACACGTTCCCGCTGTTCCAGGACAACCGGGTGCGCCAGGCCGTGGCGCGATCGTTCGACCGCGTCAGCTTCTACGAGGCCACCGCCGGCCCAACCGTGCTGCCGTGGGGCAGGTTCTGGTTCCCCGGCTCGCCGTATCTGAACGACGCGGCGGAGCTGGACTACGACCCGGCGCAAGTCGCGTCGTTGATGCAGGACGCCGGCTTCTCCATGGGCGGCGACGGTGTGTGGGCCAATGGCGACATGCGGGCCGAGTTCAAGATCCAGTACTCTGGCGACCCGGGCGCGCCGCCGGACCGCGAGACGTTCTGGATGCAGGGCTTGAACGATCTTGGATTCTCCGTGGAGCTCGACGCCTGGGATCCCGCGATCCGCGCCGACTTCGACAGCGGCCCCTTCGCCCAGCAGAACCTGAACGTGGGCGGTTGGGGTGTCGGCGTGTTCCTGGGCGACCCGGCCTTCGCCTATCAGCGTTGGACGGCGGGCGATTTCTTTGCCCTCAGCTACATGGACAACGCTGAGATGAACCAGCTCTACCAGGACATCCTGGTCGAGGCCGACGCCGACAACCGGACGTCGAAGGTGCACCGGATGCAGGAGATCGCCGCCGATCAGGTCCCCTGGATTCCGTCCACGGTATCCACGCTCGGTGCGGCCTGGCGGGAAGAGAAAGTCACCAACGTGACCTCCGGCGCGACCCAGTACAGCTACCCGTGGCTGTACAAGGTGGCGCCCGTTTAG
- a CDS encoding amidohydrolase family protein: MIIDAHTHIFDRSVGGASENFPLWPGNRWGASAPDLIEQMDRAGIDKAFLISYTPVDVMAHYPADERDHKLAVFQHYLTKEYFVRMWRQHPDRFVWISDSIDPRVPGYVERAAADLDLGAAGLKLLPLFVDTEMGDPRWRPIFELLRDRGKPCIIDISWWYAHFPWFAPSVLGKYASFTEYVKGFGELVADFPDVGIQLAHYGTPALRDRENPSAPLRYHLLDEVIEFMLAYPNLHCDLGAYQHVIGADEPYPYLSALTILEILVQGIGTDRIHWGTDWPYLGVQPYENLIRAIREAPFLNQDGVDKILGQNAQRFFGL, from the coding sequence ATGATCATTGACGCGCACACCCACATCTTCGACCGCTCGGTTGGCGGCGCGAGCGAGAACTTCCCGCTCTGGCCGGGCAACCGCTGGGGCGCGAGCGCACCGGACCTCATCGAGCAAATGGACCGGGCCGGCATCGACAAGGCCTTCCTCATCAGCTACACGCCGGTCGACGTCATGGCGCACTATCCAGCCGACGAGCGCGACCACAAGCTCGCCGTCTTCCAGCACTACCTGACCAAGGAATACTTCGTGCGGATGTGGCGGCAACATCCGGACCGGTTCGTGTGGATTTCAGACTCGATCGACCCGCGGGTGCCCGGATACGTGGAGCGAGCGGCCGCGGACCTGGACCTCGGCGCAGCCGGCCTCAAGCTGCTGCCGCTCTTCGTCGATACCGAGATGGGCGATCCGCGCTGGCGGCCAATCTTCGAGCTGCTGCGCGACCGCGGCAAGCCCTGCATCATCGACATCTCGTGGTGGTACGCCCACTTCCCCTGGTTCGCGCCCAGCGTCCTCGGCAAGTACGCCTCGTTCACGGAGTACGTGAAAGGCTTCGGCGAGCTTGTGGCCGATTTCCCGGATGTCGGGATCCAGTTGGCCCACTACGGCACGCCCGCGCTGCGGGACCGCGAGAATCCATCAGCGCCATTGCGCTATCACCTGCTCGATGAAGTCATCGAGTTCATGCTGGCCTACCCGAATCTTCACTGCGATCTGGGGGCGTATCAGCACGTGATCGGCGCCGACGAGCCCTATCCGTACCTGAGCGCGCTAACAATCCTTGAAATCCTGGTGCAAGGAATCGGAACCGACCGCATTCACTGGGGCACGGATTGGCCCTACCTGGGCGTGCAGCCCTACGAGAACCTCATCCGCGCCATCCGCGAGGCGCCGTTCCTCAACCAGGACGGGGTGGACAAGATCCTGGGGCAGAACGCGCAGCGATTCTTCGGACTCTAG